One segment of Neobacillus endophyticus DNA contains the following:
- a CDS encoding O-methyltransferase, giving the protein MLDKKLLSYIEGLIPERDPLLKEMEEYAAVHHVPIMELSGIETTLQLLRIHRSIKILEIGTAIGYSALRIADALPEVQIVTIERDEERYLAAEEFINRSNHGKQITLLKGDALDLENAVRDYGPFHAIFIDAAKGQYQKFFEIYSKFLRDDGMIITDNVLFKGLVAQDVIDSKRTRNIVKKIADFNRWLMNHPDYDSVILPVGDGVAVSKKRGESK; this is encoded by the coding sequence TTGTTGGATAAAAAGCTGCTTTCTTATATTGAGGGGCTAATTCCTGAGAGAGATCCATTATTAAAAGAAATGGAAGAGTACGCTGCAGTTCATCATGTTCCTATTATGGAGCTCTCTGGAATCGAAACCACGCTGCAATTACTTAGGATTCATCGCTCAATTAAAATTTTAGAAATTGGTACGGCCATTGGCTATTCTGCGTTAAGGATTGCTGATGCACTTCCAGAAGTTCAAATTGTAACAATTGAGCGTGATGAAGAACGCTATTTGGCAGCAGAGGAATTTATAAATAGGTCCAATCACGGAAAGCAAATTACGCTATTAAAAGGTGATGCGCTAGATCTTGAGAACGCAGTTCGTGACTATGGCCCTTTTCATGCGATTTTTATCGATGCAGCTAAAGGCCAATATCAAAAGTTCTTTGAAATTTATTCTAAATTCCTTCGTGATGATGGAATGATTATAACAGATAACGTCCTGTTTAAAGGTCTAGTTGCGCAGGATGTAATTGATTCGAAAAGAACAAGAAATATTGTGAAGAAGATTGCTGATTTTAACAGATGGTTAATGAATCATCCGGATTATGATTCAGTTATTCTTCCAGTTGGTGATGGAGTCGCAGTAAGCAAAAAAAGAGGTGAAAGCAAATGA
- a CDS encoding peptidase U32 family protein, which translates to MKKTELLVTPISVADIIPLSDAGADAFVIGEQRYGLRLAGEFNRQDVEKAIELAQSKGKKVYVAMSAIFHNDLVDELGEYIKFVSDAGADAIIFGDPAVLMAAKESVPEMKLHWSTETTGTNWYTCNYWGRKGAKRAVIAREINMDAIVEIAEQAEVEIEVQVHGMSCMFQSKRSLLGNYFEYQGKALEIENRKQQKNMVLHDKERENKYPIFEDANGTHIMSPNDICIIDELQEMLEAGVDSFKIDGILKSPEYILAVTKAYRKAIDLFYEDPDLYDDKKDELLAELEEIQPENRPLDTGFFFKETVY; encoded by the coding sequence ATGAAAAAAACGGAATTACTCGTTACACCCATTTCAGTTGCTGATATAATCCCGCTTTCAGATGCGGGGGCTGATGCCTTTGTTATTGGTGAACAACGTTACGGTTTAAGACTTGCCGGTGAATTTAACCGTCAAGATGTTGAAAAGGCGATTGAGCTAGCTCAATCAAAAGGGAAAAAAGTTTATGTTGCCATGAGTGCGATTTTTCACAATGATCTTGTGGATGAATTAGGCGAATATATTAAATTTGTATCGGATGCAGGTGCTGATGCCATTATATTTGGCGATCCGGCTGTTTTAATGGCGGCTAAAGAATCCGTTCCTGAAATGAAGCTTCATTGGAGCACAGAGACAACCGGAACAAACTGGTATACATGCAATTATTGGGGACGTAAAGGAGCAAAAAGAGCTGTAATTGCAAGAGAAATCAATATGGATGCGATTGTGGAAATTGCTGAACAGGCAGAGGTTGAAATTGAAGTACAGGTCCATGGTATGAGTTGTATGTTCCAATCTAAGCGGTCCTTATTAGGAAATTATTTTGAATACCAAGGCAAAGCACTTGAGATTGAAAACCGCAAACAGCAAAAGAATATGGTCCTGCATGATAAAGAACGGGAAAATAAATACCCGATATTTGAGGATGCAAATGGAACACATATTATGAGCCCTAATGATATTTGCATTATTGATGAGCTTCAAGAAATGTTGGAAGCCGGTGTAGATTCCTTTAAAATTGACGGGATATTAAAAAGCCCTGAATATATTCTAGCGGTAACAAAAGCATATCGAAAGGCAATCGATTTATTTTATGAGGATCCGGATCTTTATGATGATAAAAAGGATGAGTTGCTTGCTGAACTCGAAGAAATTCAGCCTGAAAACCGTCCATTGGATACAGGATTCTTTTTCAAAGAAACAGTTTATTAA
- a CDS encoding PLP-dependent cysteine synthase family protein: MKVFKNVHELIGHTPVVEITQFSLPEGVRIFAKLEFMNPGGSVKDRLGIELLNEAFSSGKLSKGGTVIEPTAGNTGIGLALAALNKGVKVILCVPEKFSTEKQEIMKALGGQIVNTPTELGIKGAIKKAEELLKEISGSYCPQQFANPANPSTYYKTLGPEIWDQLDGQIDIFVAGAGSGGTFMGTARFLKEQNKDIKTVIVEPEGSILNGGEPGPHKTEGIGMEFIPPFMDLDYFDAIHTVTDIEAFRFVKELAEKEGLLVGSSSGAAFYAALKEAQTADPGTNIAVIFPDGSERYLSKKIFQGGI; encoded by the coding sequence ATGAAGGTTTTTAAAAACGTCCATGAATTAATTGGGCATACACCAGTGGTTGAGATTACACAATTTTCTTTGCCTGAAGGCGTTCGCATATTTGCGAAGCTGGAATTCATGAACCCCGGGGGCAGTGTGAAGGACCGACTTGGAATTGAGCTGTTAAATGAAGCTTTTTCCAGCGGAAAGCTCAGCAAAGGCGGGACAGTGATAGAGCCTACTGCAGGTAATACTGGAATTGGTTTGGCGTTAGCTGCGTTAAATAAAGGAGTAAAGGTGATCCTCTGTGTCCCTGAGAAATTTAGCACGGAAAAGCAAGAAATCATGAAGGCCTTGGGGGGGCAAATCGTTAATACCCCAACGGAATTGGGAATCAAAGGGGCAATAAAGAAAGCTGAGGAACTATTGAAAGAGATTTCAGGCTCCTATTGCCCTCAACAATTTGCCAATCCTGCCAACCCATCCACTTATTATAAAACACTGGGTCCAGAAATTTGGGATCAATTGGATGGACAAATTGATATATTTGTAGCAGGTGCTGGCTCCGGTGGAACTTTTATGGGCACTGCCCGATTTTTAAAAGAACAAAATAAGGATATAAAAACGGTTATTGTAGAACCGGAAGGCTCCATTTTAAATGGAGGAGAACCAGGTCCGCATAAAACGGAGGGAATCGGTATGGAATTTATACCTCCGTTTATGGATCTGGATTATTTTGATGCGATTCACACTGTAACAGATATAGAGGCTTTTCGCTTCGTCAAAGAACTGGCAGAGAAGGAAGGATTGCTTGTTGGAAGTTCATCGGGTGCAGCTTTTTATGCTGCGTTGAAAGAGGCCCAGACTGCTGATCCAGGCACCAATATCGCAGTTATTTTTCCGGATGGCAGTGAACGTTACTTAAGCAAGAAGATTTTTCAAGGAGGTATTTAA
- a CDS encoding class I SAM-dependent methyltransferase, with protein MGREFLEIFEEWADSYDDTVVGRDIEYKEVFSNYEQILTAVAQHSFGHVLEFGVGTGNLTNKLLEHNLKVTGIEPSPSMRRIAGEKLGNQLKLLDGDFLVFPVIDQVDTIVSTYAFHHLTDEEKAEAIGFYGKLLSVGGKIVFADTMFESEEDYKQQIVKAKKEGFLNLAQDLETEYYTTIPLLEDILKQNGFSFSFQKYNEFVWLMEGVKQ; from the coding sequence ATGGGAAGAGAGTTTTTAGAGATTTTTGAAGAGTGGGCGGATTCATATGATGATACCGTCGTTGGCCGCGACATCGAGTATAAAGAAGTATTTTCTAATTATGAGCAAATATTAACAGCAGTTGCGCAGCATTCATTCGGTCATGTGCTAGAATTTGGCGTCGGCACAGGTAATTTAACAAACAAATTGTTGGAACATAATTTAAAGGTGACGGGAATTGAACCATCGCCGTCCATGCGAAGAATTGCAGGAGAAAAGCTTGGAAATCAGTTAAAGCTGCTGGATGGGGATTTTTTGGTGTTTCCTGTAATAGATCAAGTGGATACCATTGTCAGCACCTATGCTTTTCACCACCTTACGGATGAGGAAAAAGCAGAAGCTATAGGTTTTTATGGCAAGCTTCTTTCAGTTGGTGGTAAAATAGTGTTCGCGGATACGATGTTCGAATCAGAGGAAGATTATAAACAACAAATCGTAAAAGCAAAAAAGGAAGGCTTTCTTAACCTAGCACAAGACTTAGAAACTGAATATTATACAACGATCCCGTTATTAGAGGATATTTTAAAACAAAACGGTTTTAGCTTCAGCTTTCAAAAATATAACGAGTTTGTCTGGTTAATGGAGGGCGTAAAACAGTAG
- the greA gene encoding transcription elongation factor GreA, which produces MAAEKEFPMTLAGKEKLEQELEQLKTVKRKEVVERIKIARSFGDLSENSEYDSAKEEQAFVEGRITTLENMIRNAKIISEGELAGDSVALGRSVTFVELPDGEEETYTIVGSAEADPFEGKISNDSPIAKSLIGKKVGDQVSVQTPGGEMSVRIVSIK; this is translated from the coding sequence ATGGCTGCAGAAAAAGAATTTCCAATGACACTTGCAGGTAAAGAAAAACTTGAGCAAGAGCTTGAGCAATTAAAAACAGTTAAACGTAAAGAGGTCGTTGAAAGAATAAAAATCGCCAGAAGTTTTGGGGATTTATCTGAAAACTCTGAGTATGATTCTGCCAAAGAAGAGCAAGCCTTTGTAGAAGGAAGAATCACAACTTTAGAAAATATGATTCGCAATGCCAAAATCATCAGTGAAGGCGAATTAGCTGGCGATTCTGTTGCATTAGGCCGTTCTGTAACATTTGTTGAGCTGCCAGATGGCGAAGAAGAGACTTACACCATCGTCGGCAGTGCAGAAGCAGATCCTTTTGAAGGTAAAATTTCTAACGATTCTCCAATTGCCAAGAGCCTGATCGGCAAAAAAGTCGGCGACCAGGTTTCGGTTCAAACTCCTGGCGGTGAAATGAGTGTAAGAATTGTCAGCATAAAGTAA
- a CDS encoding bifunctional cystathionine gamma-lyase/homocysteine desulfhydrase, with amino-acid sequence MKRKTRLIHGGISEDPATGAVVFPIYQVSTYKQEGVGGHKGFEYSRTGNPTRHALEELIKDIEGGTAGFAFGSGMAAITAVMMLFNSGDHVILTDDVYGGTFRVMTKVLNRMGMEFTFVDTSDLENIKREIKPNTKAIYIETPTNPLLKITDIEAAAALAKEHQLLTIVDNTFSTPYWQNPIELGADIVLHSATKYIGGHSDVVAGLVVVNRDQLAEDLHFVQNSTGGVLGPQDSWLLIRGIKTLGVRMEETEANTNAIVEFLQHHPKVEKVYYPGLEHHPGHHIAKKQAGGFGGMVSFDVGSAENADRLLSKIKYFTLAESLGAVESLISVPARMTHASIPAERRAELGITDGLVRISVGIEDVEDLIEDLTKALS; translated from the coding sequence ATGAAACGAAAAACGCGGCTCATTCATGGGGGGATAAGTGAGGATCCGGCAACAGGCGCTGTTGTTTTTCCTATTTATCAGGTTAGCACGTATAAACAGGAAGGTGTAGGTGGACATAAAGGATTTGAATATTCACGTACAGGGAATCCGACAAGGCATGCACTGGAAGAATTAATAAAAGATATTGAGGGCGGCACTGCCGGTTTCGCGTTTGGTTCCGGAATGGCAGCTATTACGGCTGTTATGATGTTGTTTAACAGTGGTGATCATGTTATTTTAACTGATGATGTTTATGGTGGTACATTTCGTGTGATGACAAAGGTATTAAACAGGATGGGAATGGAATTTACCTTTGTCGATACAAGCGATTTGGAAAACATAAAGCGGGAAATTAAGCCAAATACAAAAGCGATTTATATTGAGACACCGACAAATCCGCTGCTGAAAATTACTGATATTGAAGCGGCAGCTGCTCTTGCAAAAGAACATCAACTATTAACGATTGTCGATAATACGTTTTCGACTCCTTACTGGCAAAATCCTATTGAGCTTGGAGCAGACATTGTCCTCCACAGTGCAACAAAGTACATTGGCGGACATAGTGATGTTGTTGCCGGCTTAGTGGTAGTTAATCGTGATCAGCTTGCAGAAGACCTGCATTTTGTTCAAAATTCAACAGGCGGGGTATTAGGACCTCAGGATTCCTGGCTGCTGATCAGAGGGATTAAAACACTTGGAGTTCGTATGGAAGAAACAGAAGCAAACACAAATGCGATTGTTGAGTTTCTTCAACATCATCCAAAGGTTGAAAAGGTATATTATCCTGGACTTGAACATCACCCAGGACACCACATTGCCAAAAAGCAAGCAGGAGGCTTTGGCGGAATGGTTTCCTTTGACGTCGGAAGCGCAGAAAACGCTGATCGCCTTCTAAGCAAAATAAAATATTTTACCTTGGCAGAAAGCCTGGGTGCAGTCGAAAGCCTAATCTCCGTACCGGCAAGAATGACCCACGCATCCATACCTGCCGAGCGCCGGGCAGAACTCGGAATCACAGACGGTCTCGTTCGAATCTCCGTCGGTATCGAAGACGTCGAAGACCTAATCGAAGACCTAACCAAAGCATTATCATAG
- a CDS encoding peptidoglycan D,D-transpeptidase FtsI family protein — protein sequence MLRKRIIVFLVICVTSFTLLIIRLCQIQLVKTEAFSKHNINLMDESVKQRTEELEIDNGRGNFLDRNGNMLTYSKMNVLVLFPFLKKLNWDASKVSEITGIPTNALKKAVNNAKQPFAFGEPKPVELNSKQMNLINKLNSPGVFALEKKFERADFPAEQLIGLTGENSAELKSRYPHKELSEKTLIGVSGLEESFDEFLLPEGKSKLVFHVDGNGSPLFGINVKYVDPANPFFPLNIRTTIDKNIQQNAEKMVEKYHIKKGGLVLLNIEDNSVLAMVSRPKINKKDPYSSVGITNQMLKQQILGSVFKTVTAAAAIDNSLDDPARMFNCSKKINGKPELTYNYGMINFSESFARSCNRTFGELAQQLQKMNPHMLDSYAAKLSLIGSVGWIGNIYHTSGFRQFSGEDPGRIFLIDSARQDANFAAMSGIGQHEVRATPLAVANMMATIARGGQKEMVRAVSKIEYRNGTTMAHFPERKLPGNTISPYTAMKLQKLLREVVANPNGTGRWFKDLPYEVAGKSGTAETGKYVNNKQLHNKWFAGYFPYHHPKYALVAVNLDVFDNEGGINLLFADMVEMLYQNHP from the coding sequence ATGCTCAGAAAACGGATCATTGTCTTTTTGGTTATATGTGTCACCAGTTTTACTCTCTTAATTATTCGACTTTGTCAAATTCAATTGGTGAAAACAGAAGCATTTTCTAAGCATAATATTAATTTAATGGATGAAAGTGTAAAGCAGCGGACGGAGGAATTGGAAATTGATAATGGAAGGGGGAATTTCCTCGATAGAAACGGCAATATGCTTACATATAGTAAAATGAATGTTCTTGTTCTGTTTCCATTTTTAAAAAAACTTAATTGGGATGCATCAAAGGTGTCGGAGATTACTGGAATTCCTACAAACGCCTTAAAAAAGGCAGTGAATAACGCAAAACAGCCATTTGCCTTCGGGGAACCTAAACCTGTCGAGTTGAACTCTAAGCAAATGAATCTGATTAATAAGCTTAATTCCCCTGGCGTTTTTGCTTTAGAGAAAAAGTTTGAACGGGCTGACTTCCCTGCAGAGCAGTTGATCGGATTAACAGGAGAAAATTCAGCTGAGCTTAAAAGCCGCTATCCCCACAAAGAATTATCTGAGAAAACCTTAATAGGAGTATCCGGGCTGGAGGAAAGTTTTGATGAATTTCTTCTTCCTGAAGGGAAATCAAAGCTTGTCTTTCATGTGGATGGCAATGGTTCACCGTTATTTGGAATTAATGTTAAATATGTTGATCCAGCCAATCCGTTTTTTCCACTCAATATCCGGACGACAATTGACAAAAATATTCAGCAAAATGCAGAAAAAATGGTCGAAAAGTATCATATTAAAAAAGGTGGACTGGTTCTCCTGAATATAGAGGATAACAGTGTTCTTGCTATGGTATCGCGACCTAAAATAAATAAAAAGGATCCATATAGCAGTGTAGGAATTACAAATCAAATGTTAAAACAGCAAATATTAGGATCTGTGTTTAAGACGGTTACTGCTGCTGCTGCGATTGACAATAGTTTGGACGATCCTGCCAGGATGTTTAATTGCAGTAAAAAAATAAATGGTAAACCGGAATTAACGTATAATTATGGCATGATAAATTTCAGTGAAAGCTTTGCCCGCAGCTGTAATCGAACATTTGGCGAGCTGGCACAGCAATTACAAAAAATGAATCCTCATATGCTGGATAGTTACGCTGCCAAGCTGTCTCTAATCGGATCTGTTGGCTGGATAGGGAATATTTATCACACGAGCGGATTTAGGCAATTTTCTGGAGAAGATCCAGGAAGGATATTCTTAATAGACTCTGCAAGGCAGGATGCCAATTTTGCTGCGATGTCCGGAATTGGTCAACATGAGGTTCGGGCAACGCCTCTTGCAGTCGCCAATATGATGGCCACCATTGCCCGCGGAGGTCAAAAGGAGATGGTGAGGGCAGTTTCGAAGATTGAGTATAGAAACGGCACTACAATGGCCCATTTTCCTGAAAGAAAATTACCTGGAAACACCATTTCACCCTATACAGCCATGAAGCTGCAAAAGTTGCTTAGAGAGGTTGTGGCAAATCCAAACGGAACTGGCAGATGGTTTAAAGATCTTCCATATGAAGTGGCTGGAAAATCAGGGACAGCTGAAACAGGGAAATATGTGAACAATAAACAGCTGCATAATAAATGGTTTGCCGGTTATTTCCCGTACCATCATCCTAAATATGCTTTAGTTGCCGTAAATCTGGACGTATTTGATAATGAAGGCGGAATTAATCTTCTTTTCGCCGATATGGTGGAAATGCTATATCAAAACCATCCATAA
- a CDS encoding peptidase U32 family protein gives MNTVTDKISEIIDGKRVIVKKPELLAPAGNLEKLKIAVQYGADAVFIGGQEYGLRSNADNFTLEEIKEGVEFAKQYGAKIYVTTNIYAHNENISGLEEYLTGLKEAGIAGIIVADPLIIETCRRIAPEIEVHLSTQQSLSNWKAIQFWQQEGLERVVLARETSAEEIKEMKEKVDIEIETFIHGAMCIAYSGRCTLSNHMTARDSNRGGCCQSCRWDYDLYELEGGNEAALYNEGDAPFAMSPKDLNLIQSIPKMIELGIDSLKIEGRMKSIHYIATVVSVYRKVIDAYCADPDNFVIKREWLEELDKCANRETAPAFFEGIPGYKEQMFGNHSKKTKFEFVGLVLNYDAEEQMVTLQQRNHFRPGDEVEFFGPEIQNFTHVIDKIWDEKGNELDAARHPLQIVRFKLDKPVYPNNMMRKEN, from the coding sequence GTGAATACTGTAACTGATAAGATTTCAGAGATTATCGACGGAAAACGTGTGATTGTGAAAAAGCCGGAACTCCTTGCTCCAGCAGGCAATCTTGAAAAATTGAAAATTGCTGTGCAATATGGTGCCGATGCCGTATTTATTGGCGGACAGGAGTATGGTCTCCGTTCCAATGCCGATAACTTTACGCTTGAAGAAATCAAGGAAGGAGTGGAGTTTGCAAAACAGTATGGTGCTAAAATTTACGTGACGACCAATATATATGCCCATAATGAAAATATTTCGGGTTTGGAGGAATATTTAACAGGGTTAAAAGAGGCTGGGATCGCTGGTATAATTGTTGCCGACCCATTGATTATCGAAACATGCCGCAGAATTGCTCCGGAGATTGAGGTTCATTTAAGTACTCAGCAATCATTATCCAATTGGAAGGCGATTCAATTTTGGCAGCAAGAAGGTTTGGAACGGGTAGTACTTGCTCGTGAAACGAGTGCAGAAGAGATAAAGGAAATGAAGGAAAAGGTGGATATTGAAATTGAAACCTTTATCCATGGTGCGATGTGTATTGCCTATTCCGGTCGCTGTACATTAAGTAATCACATGACTGCAAGGGATTCAAACCGTGGAGGATGCTGTCAGTCCTGCCGCTGGGACTATGACCTTTATGAGCTTGAAGGCGGAAACGAGGCTGCCCTTTATAATGAAGGAGATGCGCCTTTTGCCATGAGCCCGAAAGATCTAAATTTGATTCAGTCGATTCCAAAAATGATTGAGCTTGGCATTGATAGTTTGAAAATTGAAGGGCGTATGAAATCCATTCACTACATTGCAACAGTTGTCAGTGTGTATCGCAAAGTGATTGATGCTTATTGTGCCGACCCTGATAATTTTGTGATTAAGCGCGAATGGCTGGAAGAACTCGATAAATGTGCAAACCGTGAAACGGCACCAGCATTTTTTGAGGGAATTCCTGGGTATAAAGAGCAAATGTTTGGTAATCATAGCAAGAAGACAAAGTTTGAATTTGTGGGGCTTGTATTGAATTATGATGCAGAAGAGCAAATGGTTACATTGCAGCAGCGAAACCATTTTAGACCAGGGGATGAAGTTGAATTCTTTGGACCTGAAATTCAAAATTTCACCCATGTAATCGATAAAATTTGGGATGAAAAAGGAAATGAATTGGATGCTGCAAGACATCCGCTTCAAATTGTACGGTTTAAATTGGACAAACCGGTTTACCCAAACAACATGATGCGAAAGGAGAACTAG
- a CDS encoding YrzA family protein, which translates to MNFQLDFIEDKVEFFEAADLKTLQKKIESQIEVNKAILLGVHSVSHQMHVADNGRTYFTAVVHFKKK; encoded by the coding sequence ATGAACTTTCAGTTAGATTTTATTGAAGATAAAGTTGAGTTTTTCGAAGCAGCAGATCTAAAAACATTACAGAAGAAAATTGAATCACAAATCGAAGTGAACAAAGCCATTTTACTGGGTGTCCATTCTGTTTCCCATCAAATGCATGTAGCAGACAATGGAAGAACATATTTCACGGCAGTTGTTCATTTTAAAAAGAAATAG
- the udk gene encoding uridine kinase: protein MMPKPVVIGVTGGSGSGKTSVTKAIYESFKGHSILILEQDYYYKDQSDLPFEERLKTNYDHPLAFDNDLLIEHIENLLNYKPIEKPVYDYSIHTRSDQVIHVEPKDVIILEGILVLEDERLRNLMDIKLFVDTDADIRIIRRLTRDIKERGRTFESVIEQYTNVVRPMHNQFIEPTKRYADIIIPEGGQNHVAIDLMVTKIQTILEQKSFL from the coding sequence ATGATGCCTAAACCTGTTGTTATTGGTGTGACCGGCGGCTCCGGCTCCGGGAAGACAAGTGTGACAAAGGCTATTTATGAAAGTTTTAAAGGACATTCCATATTAATTCTTGAACAGGATTACTATTATAAAGACCAAAGTGACCTTCCTTTTGAGGAGCGCTTGAAAACAAATTATGACCACCCATTGGCATTTGACAATGATTTGCTGATCGAACATATTGAGAATCTTTTAAATTATAAGCCAATTGAGAAACCAGTATATGATTACTCCATTCATACACGATCAGATCAAGTCATACATGTTGAACCAAAGGATGTTATCATTTTAGAGGGAATATTGGTACTCGAAGATGAGCGTCTGAGAAATTTAATGGATATTAAATTGTTTGTCGACACGGACGCTGATATAAGAATTATCCGCAGATTGACCCGTGACATTAAAGAGCGGGGAAGAACATTTGAATCTGTTATTGAACAATATACAAATGTTGTTCGACCGATGCATAATCAATTTATTGAACCTACAAAGCGATATGCAGATATCATTATTCCTGAAGGCGGACAAAACCATGTTGCGATTGATTTGATGGTGACAAAAATTCAAACAATTCTTGAACAAAAGTCATTTTTATGA
- the mtnN gene encoding 5'-methylthioadenosine/S-adenosylhomocysteine nucleosidase: MKIAIIGAMEEEVALLRDHISNQTQETIAGCEFTFGNMEGAEVILLRSGIGKVNAAMSTTILLEKFQPDCIINTGSAGGLNPDLNVGDAVISTEVRHHDVDVTAFGYEYGQVPQLPAAFSADEKLIGVAEKAANELENFQIVRGLIATGDSFMENADRVEFVRSKFENLQAVEMEAAAIAQVAHQFGVPFVIIRSLSDIAGKQSEISFDQFIDKAATNSATLVMKMVASLKSS; the protein is encoded by the coding sequence ATGAAAATCGCCATCATTGGAGCAATGGAAGAAGAAGTAGCTTTACTAAGAGATCATATCAGCAATCAAACTCAAGAAACAATCGCTGGCTGTGAATTTACATTTGGGAACATGGAAGGAGCAGAAGTCATCCTGCTTCGTTCTGGCATTGGCAAAGTGAACGCAGCCATGTCTACTACCATTCTACTTGAAAAATTTCAGCCAGATTGCATAATTAACACAGGTTCAGCTGGTGGCTTAAATCCGGACCTAAATGTTGGAGATGCAGTTATTTCCACTGAGGTTCGACATCATGATGTGGATGTTACAGCTTTTGGCTATGAATATGGGCAGGTTCCACAGCTTCCGGCTGCCTTTAGTGCAGATGAAAAATTAATCGGAGTTGCAGAAAAGGCTGCCAATGAGTTGGAGAATTTCCAAATCGTTAGAGGGTTGATTGCAACTGGTGACTCTTTTATGGAAAATGCGGATCGGGTGGAATTTGTCCGTTCCAAATTTGAAAATTTGCAAGCTGTAGAAATGGAAGCCGCTGCAATTGCACAAGTTGCTCACCAGTTTGGTGTTCCGTTTGTGATTATTCGCTCCCTTTCTGACATTGCTGGCAAGCAATCCGAAATTTCATTTGATCAATTTATCGATAAAGCGGCAACTAATTCAGCCACATTAGTGATGAAAATGGTGGCATCATTAAAAAGCTCGTAG
- a CDS encoding YrrS family protein translates to MNNNFEQNSRSGYRSKRKKTNLILNSLIVIVVLLIIFVGYHIFASGNDTASTPNKATVNSEQKQTASKKEKTQEAVSNETQNSDNSADDNNNQNSDESSTGQADQSQAVVSTGGSSPNVVKTTVNPAWRPLGTSQTGEHTPVYDTKSVDWQEMLNAMSYATGLDPSNMTVYWLGRDKSTSNASIGTVYSKDKQQVYRVYIKWVDGQGWMPTKVEELSQLER, encoded by the coding sequence TTGAATAATAATTTCGAGCAAAACTCACGCTCAGGCTACCGCTCTAAAAGAAAGAAAACAAACCTTATTTTAAATAGTTTGATTGTTATTGTCGTGTTATTAATTATTTTTGTCGGATACCATATTTTTGCTTCTGGTAATGATACTGCTTCTACACCCAATAAAGCCACGGTTAATTCGGAACAAAAGCAAACGGCATCTAAAAAGGAGAAGACACAGGAGGCAGTTAGTAATGAAACACAAAACTCCGATAATAGTGCCGATGATAATAATAATCAAAATTCTGATGAGTCTTCCACAGGGCAGGCAGACCAGTCCCAAGCTGTAGTTTCAACTGGCGGAAGCTCACCAAATGTTGTGAAAACCACGGTAAATCCTGCTTGGAGACCTTTGGGCACCTCACAAACTGGCGAACACACGCCAGTCTATGATACCAAATCAGTCGATTGGCAGGAAATGCTTAATGCGATGTCATATGCGACAGGATTGGATCCAAGCAACATGACAGTATATTGGCTTGGACGCGATAAATCAACGTCAAATGCATCGATCGGGACCGTATATTCAAAAGATAAGCAGCAGGTATACCGCGTTTATATCAAATGGGTAGATGGACAAGGCTGGATGCCGACGAAAGTAGAAGAATTATCACAATTGGAGCGATAA